The genomic stretch taattaaatataaataaataaataaatatatatatatatatatatatatatataatatatatatataaaatatctttgttggtatatgtatatttatatatgattgtATTCttccttttattatatcattcatatattattgcaaacatatatatatatatatatatatataataaatcatatataacaaatgtaGCAAACTTAATAGAGAAACATATTTATtggaacatatataaataatatatatatatatatataatatatatatacaattaagtttaaaaaatattattttataatattatttttgatttttattctatataatatattaaatgaaaaaaataaaattaaatatatataataaatataaatataaatttttatatatatatatattatatatatatatatatatatatatatatatatataaacaaaagtataatatttaaatatatttcatatttttatattttataaatattatatattattattcattattttttgtaaaatattagaTACAAATTaagaatttatttatatattacaaaaaaatatattttattatcatttattaattacTTTATGGTAATTTCAAATAAGGAAAAGAAAGTTTAAAAAGCTAAAAATCATTGGTGGTTAgagaataaaaatttatattcatatatataatatatatatatatatataatataatatatatgtaatatatatataatattatatatatatatatatatatatttatatatagtagTACTTTcaataatttaaatacataataataataatatatatatatatatatatatatatattataacaataaaatgctcgtatttttttttatttaagaaatttattttataaaaaaaaaaaatttttaaatatttttattaattttttttattatgaaatcttaaatgataataatatgcgtacaatataaattatatactgatcttattatattatacttttatatatttttaaatatatatgaaaaaaagctacttttattttaaaaataaaatttctgttccttaatatatatatatatatatatatatatatatttatatatatataacatataaaagaacttatgaaatatatatattattggtTATGTATCATtcatctaatatatatatatatatatatatataaagagaatgttttaaaaaatatgtataccatatgatttatatataatatatcgtATTATAACCATTTCCCTTTTTTAAGGGTACAACTTTAATTATATACGTTAGGAGGAggagcaaaaaaaaaaaaaaaaaataaaataaataaattaaagtaaaaattataatagtaaaaataagttatatatgaatatttaattcACCTTTTTTactaaaagatataaatatgcacatcatacatataaaataaaattgtgacaagaaagaaaaaaaaaaatgtatatatatatgtatatatacatatgtatatattttatgataagGCCATGTTTAAATCCTTTAGCAACTCCTTATTAAGGTCTTCTAGATTAACAACAAACTTATCATAATTTGttgaaataaaattaactaattctatttcttttatatcatcGTTATTTTGTTCTGTTTCATaatttgataaattatttttgaaGTCATCAGATAAACCCTCCTCATTTTTCAATGTTTgtatcatttcttttttattatctttatttccatattttaatattatcttatatttaataagttTGTTGACATTTTCtaacttttttaatttttttaagatcAAATCACAaacctttttaattttatccCCCTTAAGTTTTTGTTGTCTTTTTGATAAGTTGGATATCAGGCCCTTATTatctaaaaaataaaaatataaataaatgtgtagatatatgtgtgtatatatattattatgtgttaatatataaaagggatatcctaataatatattaaacaatacatacatacataaatacatacatatatacatatgtgtgtttaaaaaaattgaattttACTTTCAATAAATTCTTCAAGAAGCCCATCAAAAAGATTAAGTTTCTCTTCAATGGTTAAACTATATTTTGATATgcttaatttaaaaaaaaagaaatatatatatatatatatatatatatatatatatatatttatatatgttttatatatatattaatatgtagcACGTTTTTGCCATATGAGCATTCATACatattaaacataaaataaagatgattttattttaaacaaACTTTTGTACAACATGATCTGATACTTCTTCAAGGGACGCTTCGGTATCTAGTAAAACTTCACGCATCGATGTTTTTACAAAACCTATATCATCACTAAAATCATCAAccattttttgtatattatcaACAAtctgtttaaaaaaaaaattatgaataaatattacttttttcattcttctgtatattatttataaatatattttaataatttttataagtaCCTCGTTTTTTGAATCATCTTCCACATCATCTTTTCTGACATATGTATTTAaggaaaaattattattttttgataagTCGTTATctaaaagaaattaattaaatatatgccgtcattattatacatacatatatatatatatatatatatatatatatatatatataatttccattttttttttttcttttattttacttaGATTGTAAGATAGCACACATTTTAACAAGACTAAAATAATGAGAAAACAAATCgggattttcattttcatttttttttttgtttttttttttttttgggtaaaataattattatatacaaaaaggTATACAAGTAATAAATTTGTTTACAAAATAGAGTTGtccattcttttttttatcttcttggataaaataatgtatttgtcataattattttcttagTAACACAAAAATCTTATAACAACCAATAGCAAATAGCAATATAAGAagaatcaaatatataatatttatcatatatatatatgtatatataatgtatattattttgttttatttttctattttctttttaatcaTGCTTTATACTTATGCTACATTATTGTTGTCTCTATaaacgtatatatatatatatatatttttaaaaagacaAAGTCTACAAAATATTTCAGAAAAATTGTATGAA from Plasmodium falciparum 3D7 genome assembly, chromosome: 13 encodes the following:
- a CDS encoding sporozoite protein essential for cell traversal, with amino-acid sequence MKMKIPICFLIILVLLKCVLSYNLNNDLSKNNNFSLNTYVRKDDVEDDSKNEIVDNIQKMVDDFSDDIGFVKTSMREVLLDTEASLEEVSDHVVQNISKYSLTIEEKLNLFDGLLEEFIENNKGLISNLSKRQQKLKGDKIKKVCDLILKKLKKLENVNKLIKYKIILKYGNKDNKKEMIQTLKNEEGLSDDFKNNLSNYETEQNNDDIKEIELVNFISTNYDKFVVNLEDLNKELLKDLNMALS